The Mycolicibacterium hassiacum DSM 44199 genome includes a window with the following:
- a CDS encoding DUF5313 domain-containing protein, whose translation MGSTRTRPNLWQYIGYCYGKRLPDSMRDWVREDLAGKGATARMMIRVFIPAFLIILPLFFVPTSWDVRISMTLPILIPFVYFSHALNKVWRRHMLRKHGLDPALADELQRQKKAHIHEAYVARYGPRVGPPSSHDV comes from the coding sequence ATGGGTAGTACGCGAACTCGTCCCAACCTCTGGCAATACATCGGCTACTGCTACGGCAAGCGGCTACCCGATTCGATGCGGGACTGGGTTCGCGAAGACCTCGCCGGCAAAGGCGCCACGGCGCGCATGATGATCCGGGTCTTCATCCCGGCGTTCCTGATCATCCTGCCGCTGTTCTTCGTCCCCACCAGCTGGGACGTGCGGATTTCCATGACCTTGCCGATCCTGATCCCGTTCGTGTACTTCTCGCACGCGCTGAACAAGGTGTGGCGCCGGCACATGCTCCGCAAACACGGCTTGGATCCGGCTCTGGCGGATGAGCTGCAGCGGCAGAAGAAGGCCCACATCCACGAGGCGTACGTCGCGCGCTACGGCCCCCGGGTCGGGCCGCCCAGCTCGCACGACGTGTGA
- the pspM gene encoding phage shock envelope stress response protein PspM, which translates to MSFRADRPDAWHSLLQRGVDTAAEVAESIAERLSAAADPRAKLLRKRRWALRAGVFFSISCLFWLGVTGLLSAWELPFWALFIPAPIAVGAGFLATLAFARYRWLRAEPLPPPRTDAGRRLPPRWSAARRPMSDLAAAERALYSLLGVLQRGRMLPGEELRELMEAANRSAAAMAATANEVVAMEQAIRSAPHSRAHLEPTITAYTAQLYHGGRQYHALVDAAARLVSAVNSEQSWSSPITRQRYRDEVSNATDRLLGWAQAFDELGRLRSA; encoded by the coding sequence GTGAGTTTCCGCGCAGACAGACCGGATGCCTGGCACTCGCTGCTGCAGCGCGGAGTCGACACCGCGGCCGAGGTGGCCGAGTCGATCGCCGAACGGCTCAGCGCCGCAGCCGATCCGCGCGCCAAGCTGTTGCGCAAGCGGCGGTGGGCACTGCGCGCCGGGGTGTTCTTCTCGATCTCGTGTCTGTTCTGGCTCGGGGTGACCGGGCTGTTGTCGGCGTGGGAGTTGCCGTTCTGGGCGCTGTTCATCCCGGCGCCGATCGCGGTCGGCGCGGGGTTCCTTGCCACGCTGGCGTTCGCGCGGTACCGGTGGCTGCGGGCCGAACCGCTGCCGCCGCCCCGCACCGACGCCGGCCGGCGGCTGCCGCCCCGGTGGTCGGCCGCTCGGCGGCCGATGAGCGACCTGGCCGCCGCCGAACGGGCGCTGTACTCGCTGCTGGGTGTGCTGCAGCGGGGCAGGATGCTGCCCGGTGAGGAGCTGCGCGAACTGATGGAGGCGGCGAATCGATCCGCGGCGGCGATGGCCGCCACCGCCAACGAGGTGGTCGCCATGGAGCAGGCCATCCGGTCGGCACCGCATTCCCGGGCCCACCTGGAACCCACGATCACCGCCTACACCGCGCAGCTGTACCACGGCGGGCGGCAGTACCACGCGCTGGTGGACGCGGCGGCCCGGCTGGTCTCGGCGGTCAACTCTGAACAGTCATGGAGCTCGCCGATCACCCGGCAGCGGTACCGTGACGAGGTGTCCAACGCGACCGATCGGCTGCTGGGCTGGGCGCAGGCGTTCGACGAGCTCGGCCGGCTGCGCAGCGCCTAG
- the pspA gene encoding phage shock protein PspA, with protein MANPFVKAWRYLMALFSSKVDEYADPKVQIQQAIEEAQRQHQALTQQAAQVIGNQRQLEMRLNRQLAEIEKLQVNVRQALTLADEAAAAGDTAKATEYTNAAEAFAAQLVTAEQSVEDLKVLHDQALQAAAQAKKAVEQNAMVLQQKIAERTKLLSQLEQAKMQEQVANSLRSMSELAAPGNTPSLDEVREKIERRYANAMGAAELAQNSVQGRMLEVQQASVQLAGHQRLEQIRASMRGEQLPAGGQTAGAPATPATNQPRATPENPLSQ; from the coding sequence ATGGCCAATCCGTTCGTGAAAGCGTGGCGCTACCTGATGGCGCTGTTCAGCTCGAAGGTCGACGAGTACGCCGACCCGAAGGTGCAGATCCAGCAGGCCATCGAGGAGGCGCAGCGTCAGCACCAGGCGCTGACCCAGCAGGCCGCGCAGGTGATCGGCAACCAGCGCCAGCTCGAGATGCGGTTGAACCGGCAGCTGGCCGAGATCGAGAAGCTGCAGGTCAACGTCCGTCAGGCGCTGACGCTCGCGGACGAGGCCGCGGCCGCGGGGGACACCGCCAAGGCGACCGAGTACACCAACGCCGCCGAGGCGTTCGCCGCCCAGCTGGTGACCGCCGAGCAGAGCGTGGAAGACCTCAAGGTGCTGCACGATCAGGCGCTGCAGGCCGCGGCGCAGGCCAAGAAGGCGGTTGAGCAGAACGCCATGGTGCTGCAGCAGAAGATCGCCGAGCGCACCAAGCTGCTGTCGCAGCTCGAGCAGGCCAAGATGCAGGAGCAGGTGGCCAACTCGCTGCGGTCGATGAGCGAACTGGCCGCGCCGGGCAACACGCCGAGCCTCGACGAGGTGCGGGAGAAGATCGAGCGCCGCTACGCCAACGCGATGGGAGCCGCTGAGCTGGCACAGAATTCGGTGCAGGGCCGCATGCTGGAGGTGCAGCAGGCCAGCGTGCAGCTGGCCGGTCACCAGCGGCTCGAGCAGATCCGCGCCTCCATGCGCGGCGAGCAGCTGCCGGCCGGCGGCCAGACCGCGGGCGCGCCCGCCACACCTGCGACCAACCAACCCCGGGCGACACCGGAAAACCCGCTGTCGCAATAG
- a CDS encoding helix-turn-helix domain-containing protein, giving the protein MATLLREVIGDVLRRARTEQGRTLREVSDSARVSLGYLSEIERGRKEASSELLNAICNALEVPLSRVLIDAGIEVAREEQALAGDAALEPAVDRAASLDRDGVRAGRDGTRPAAAAGAGASADLPAEVSANIDVTTKVVIPQPVSMAVA; this is encoded by the coding sequence ATGGCGACCTTGTTGCGAGAAGTGATCGGCGACGTCCTGCGTCGTGCCCGCACCGAGCAGGGCCGCACCCTGCGCGAGGTGTCGGATTCCGCCCGGGTCAGCCTCGGGTACCTCTCCGAGATCGAGCGCGGCCGCAAAGAGGCGTCGAGCGAACTGCTCAACGCCATCTGCAACGCGCTGGAGGTGCCGCTGTCGCGGGTGCTGATCGACGCCGGGATCGAGGTGGCCCGCGAGGAGCAGGCACTCGCCGGCGACGCGGCGCTCGAGCCGGCCGTCGACCGGGCCGCATCGCTCGACCGCGACGGCGTCCGGGCCGGGCGGGACGGGACCCGGCCCGCCGCGGCGGCGGGCGCCGGGGCGTCTGCGGACCTGCCCGCCGAAGTGTCGGCCAACATCGACGTCACCACCAAAGTGGTCATTCCGCAGCCGGTGTCGATGGCGGTGGCCTGA
- a CDS encoding CinA family protein codes for MSAANDVLGENDPLVNDDARALVADLTVRGQTVATAESLTAGLVAATIAGVPGASKVLRGGLVTYTVETKIALAGVAPEVLAAVGPVAEATARAMAVGARQRCGATWGIGLTGVAGPEPHDGHPVGQVFLGLAGPADTQVVELALAGSRWDIRMAATREALVRLRALVHDAGR; via the coding sequence ATGAGCGCCGCGAACGACGTGCTCGGCGAGAACGACCCGCTGGTCAACGACGACGCCCGCGCCCTGGTCGCCGACCTGACGGTGCGGGGGCAGACGGTGGCCACCGCCGAGTCGCTGACCGCCGGGCTGGTGGCGGCCACCATCGCCGGCGTGCCGGGGGCGAGCAAGGTGCTGCGCGGCGGGCTGGTGACCTACACCGTCGAGACCAAGATCGCGCTGGCCGGGGTGGCGCCGGAAGTGCTGGCGGCGGTGGGGCCGGTGGCGGAGGCCACCGCACGGGCAATGGCGGTCGGCGCCCGGCAGCGGTGCGGAGCGACCTGGGGTATCGGGCTGACCGGGGTGGCCGGGCCCGAACCGCACGACGGCCACCCGGTCGGGCAGGTGTTCCTGGGGCTGGCCGGGCCGGCGGACACCCAGGTGGTGGAGTTGGCGCTGGCGGGGTCCCGGTGGGACATCCGGATGGCGGCCACCCGGGAGGCGCTGGTTCGGCTGCGGGCGCTGGTGCACGACGCCGGTCGATGA
- the pgsA gene encoding CDP-diacylglycerol--glycerol-3-phosphate 3-phosphatidyltransferase, with protein MPGQPQTDPLVPRARVANLANVLTGVRFALVPVFLALLFVDGGHEFVWRIAAFVVFAVAVITDRFDGALARSYGMVTEFGALLDPIADKALIGAALVGLAMLGDLPWWVTVVIMVREVAITVLRFAVLRHGVIPASRGGKLKTLTQAVAIGLFVLPLHALPGLWLTVAWAIMWVAVVLTVLTGVDYVVSAIRDSRARPVLEAPVQGAPRSGAPVSDPIGTDQTDRSE; from the coding sequence GTGCCGGGCCAACCTCAGACCGATCCGCTGGTTCCGCGTGCCCGGGTGGCGAACCTCGCCAACGTGCTGACCGGGGTGCGGTTCGCCCTGGTGCCCGTGTTCCTGGCGTTGCTGTTCGTCGACGGCGGTCACGAATTCGTCTGGCGGATCGCCGCTTTCGTGGTGTTTGCGGTGGCGGTCATCACCGACCGGTTCGACGGTGCGCTGGCGCGGAGCTACGGGATGGTGACCGAGTTCGGCGCGCTGCTGGACCCGATCGCCGACAAGGCGCTGATCGGGGCGGCGCTGGTCGGGCTGGCGATGCTCGGCGACCTGCCGTGGTGGGTGACCGTGGTGATCATGGTCCGCGAGGTCGCGATCACCGTGCTGCGGTTCGCGGTGCTGCGCCACGGCGTGATCCCGGCCAGCCGGGGCGGCAAGCTCAAGACCCTCACCCAGGCGGTGGCGATCGGGTTGTTCGTGCTGCCGCTGCACGCGCTGCCCGGCCTGTGGCTGACCGTGGCGTGGGCGATCATGTGGGTTGCGGTGGTCCTGACGGTGCTCACCGGGGTGGACTACGTGGTGTCGGCGATCCGGGACTCGCGGGCCCGCCCGGTCCTGGAGGCCCCGGTGCAGGGCGCCCCACGGTCGGGCGCCCCGGTGTCCGATCCCATCGGGACCGACCAGACCGATCGATCCGAGTGA
- a CDS encoding amino-acid N-acetyltransferase yields the protein MSADCGGVVVRRATTADVPAIKALVDIYAGRILLEKNLVTLYESVQEFWVAELDGEVIGCGALHVLWADLGEVRTVAVHPKVRGRGVGHAIVERLLQVARELKLERIFVLTFEVEFFSKHGFVEIEGTPVTAEVYEEMCRSYDAGVAEFLDLSYVKPNTLGNTRMLLTL from the coding sequence GTGAGCGCAGATTGCGGTGGGGTCGTCGTTCGGCGTGCCACGACAGCAGATGTGCCCGCCATCAAGGCCTTGGTCGATATTTACGCCGGCCGAATCCTGCTCGAGAAGAACCTCGTCACGCTCTACGAGTCGGTTCAGGAGTTCTGGGTCGCCGAACTCGACGGCGAAGTGATCGGGTGCGGCGCCCTGCACGTGTTGTGGGCGGACCTCGGTGAGGTGCGCACCGTCGCCGTGCACCCGAAGGTCCGCGGCCGCGGAGTCGGGCACGCGATCGTCGAACGGCTGCTGCAGGTCGCCCGCGAGCTGAAGCTCGAACGCATCTTCGTGCTGACCTTCGAGGTCGAGTTCTTCAGCAAGCACGGTTTCGTCGAGATCGAGGGCACCCCGGTGACCGCCGAGGTGTACGAGGAGATGTGCCGCTCCTACGACGCCGGCGTGGCGGAGTTCCTCGACCTGTCCTACGTCAAACCCAACACCCTGGGCAACACCCGCATGCTGCTCACGCTGTAG